The genomic segment ggttggttgacacagtgggtgGCTGAATTGTAACAGAAATCAACTATTAAAGACCTTCACAAAGGCAAATCTCCTGGCCCTGGTGACTACAGGAATTTGTACAGTGCTGATAGAACAATTTACTGGTCCTCTacggcaaaactacaactcccagcatgcccggacatcctttggctgtgcgggcatgctgggaggtgtagttttgcaacagctagaggcacactggttgggaaacactgctctagggaGCTATTACTAAAACGTCCTTTGCAAAGGTTTGATAGCAGATTCTTAAAGAAAAAATTCAAGTGTTTTCCTTCATAGTCGTTGATATGAAACTAACTAATAGATTGCCTTCCCTGATTCTTAATATAATCAGTACATCCCAGGTAGGATTTGCTGGGGGATGAATGGCTCTTACATCCCCATAGTCCGGATGGCTCTAGACCGGGCCTCACACTGTCCAGGTGAGTATTCCACATTACTAGCACAAAGAAAGAGTTTAATAATATCAGGAGGAGCTGGCTGGGGAAGGTTCAAGACAAGATTTGTGTTAGGAGTAGTTTCAGAGTGTTCGCCTCAGACCTATATGAAAATCCTACAGCCCAAATCCATACTCAAGGCTTTCTTTTAGAAACATTTATGACCAAGGTGATAACTCCCCTTACTATGTAATATAGCCTTCAAACCACAGGTACTTAGCACAGATTTGAACTATACCACATTTGTAAAGTGTTGACATGTGCATTGCACACCCATCTGTTAATCACTATACTGGAGTATTCAGTGCTCATCCTACTGGGGGCACTGAGCTATATAGATGCTCGCTGTTTATCACAAAGGGAAAGCTCTAAGCAAGAAATTTTTTGAACACTCTGGCTCTCTCATATCCGTGTAACAAGAGCCTGCCAAGGACTGGTCAGAGCCAAGTGTTGACTTACTTTATATGCTTTTATATGAGATAACTGTTGCTGTATCTGCATGTTCCTTTTATATCACTGCTGTTCTTCAGTAAgccatttattcacttagccattgtttaagcctatttattcccGTATCTCAGAATCCACAATAAGACAGTAGCTACAGAAATTATTGAGTCTAGAGAAGAGATACATGGAACAACACAAATACTTTGACAAATTAAACCATTTTATTGTTAAATATTAATCAAGGACAAAAATGGCCCAGTCTATGACAATACACTCAATGGTTTGGCTTAGAAAACCTTGGGAAACACTgaacacaacttaaagggaacctgtcaccattaaaatgcatatttatcggcaggcaccatgttatagagcaagaggcgctgagctgattgatatatagttttatgggaaaagattcagtaaaacatgtaatttatgagtctatattcctgctcattatgggctttgaagtcaagaaacctgtcctatcagtgattgacagctagctCTGTATAcagagtcatagagggcaggctggacttcacagcccagaatgagcaggaattcaaatgaatgaaatacaagttctacttaatattttcccacaaaatatcaatcttctcagctcctcctcctctataacatgctgcctgcagctcacacaccatgttcaacgtgacaggttccctttaaggtgggaGCTCATGAATCAAGTCAGAGCAGTAGACGATCACACAGGATTTCACTTTTAACGTTATCTTCAATATTATTAAAGCAGCATTGTTTTTTAATTCTTATTTTAGACATTTATGATATACCTGAGATAGGGGACCCACCCCTTGAGTTCTGCACCTATCTCTAATATGGGGGTCCACTGGCCTTGTCCcactggctaccacatccaagctgaAAATCTGGTCTGGTTTACGAAAACAGCCAAACTCCCTGCATTACTGTTTCTGTgatgcccatagaagtgaatgtgaggTAAAGATACAGCATAGTGCAGTAATCCTGACTATATCTGTAACCAGGCCTCCTCTCAGCCtgtggatatgtcataaatgtccgaGATGAGAAAACCGATTTAACTGTAAGATTTAAAATACAGGATTTATCAAATGATTTCTAAAAAACGTCATGAGGCATCAGTAGATGTTTTATATCCAATTGTACAACCTGAAATGGTAACTGTAAATCACCCAAAGAAATGTTATTTGGCTAGATTATCACCATAAAGCCGTATAACTGTGCTGCTCTTGTGCAATTACATTTTATATGATTTTTGTTCTAGTATTATTCCCAAACAGCCGGGGATTGGTGTTTTATTGAGAGATAatcgaaaaaatatataattttttatttaaaaaattgaaaaatgcatattacaaaaaataataataaagtatgGTCTAATCATTATTTAACAAGCACAAACGAAATGAGTGGGCCACCTACCGGCCAGTACTTATCTGacatacaaaataataataaggctgaattcacactttagctatttggtcagttattgtgagcAAAAACCAGTAGCGAAGCCTCCACAGATATCAGGTGAAATGATTcgcacctcttctgtgtttttgacccgcacctggttttgaaaCACATATATGAGCATCACTTGGTCACTGACTTCATGTTGGCATTATTCAGGAGTTAATTAACAGATGTGACATCACAAGCGATTCCCACCACCGATATATTACTCAGCTCCAGTATCTAGATAAGTTTACCATTAAATCGCAGAAATGTACATATGTTGCCATGTAGCCCCGTTATTTCTGTTATGTCTGTGAATACCAGAGtttaaagttctttttttttttgtattgtagcATTTCCCATATTCAAAACACCTTATAAAGTTTCTTCTGAACTCATGAGCTTTGGTATTTGATTTCCGTACTAAAAGTTttccacatataaaacatcaaaatggcttctctcttgtgtgaattctctgatgcctCTTAAGTATGAAGTTAGtagtaaaacatttgccacattctgagcatgaaaacggcttctctcctgtgtgacttctctcatgcttCTTAAGTATGCATTTagtaataaaacatttcccacattctgagcatgaaaactgcttctctcctgtgtgatatctTTGATGTGCAACAAAATATATTTTatctttaaaacatttcccacactctgaacatgaatatggcttccctGCTATATGACTTCTCAAATGGGAAACAAGTTGTTCTTTCtttctaaaacatttcccacattctgaacataaatacggcttttctcctgtgtgacttctctcatgtgtaataAGATATGATTTATCACTAAAACATTTCTTACATATtgaacacgaatatggcttctctcctgtgtgaactctCTTATGggaaacaagatgtgatttccatttaaaacattttccacattctgaacataagtaAGGCTTCTCTTCTGAGTGGATTCTCTCATGTGCAATAAGATATTCTTTAtgtgtaaagcatttcccacattctgaacaagaataCAACTTATCCCCTGTATGAGATTTCTGATGTCTAACAACATATGATTTCCttgtaaaatatttcccacattctgaacatgaatatggtttctctcctgtgtgacttctcacaTGGAAAACAAGTTGtgctttctgtgtaaaacatttcccacattctgaacatgaatatggtttctctcctgtgtgacatctttCATGTGTAACAAGTTGTGAAGTAGTGTTAAAACatctcccacattctgaacatggatatagcttctctcctgtgtgagttctctcatgtctaacaagaacTGATTTATTtgcaaagcatttcccacattctgaacatgaataaggcttctctcctgtgtgaattctctcatgggaAACAAGACTTGATCGCTGTGTAAAACATCTCCCACATTCTGTACATAaatacggtttctctcctgtgtgacatctctcatggacaacaagatttgattttgtggtaaaacatttcctacattctgaacatggatacAGCTTATTTCCTGTGTGATAGCTCTCATGTCTAATGAGATCTGATTTATTTGTaaagcacttcccacattctgaacatgaatatggctgcaATACCGTGCGATTCCTCTGATGTGTATCAAGAAGTGAAATATCTGTAAAATTTTCTGAATATAAATATGGTTGTTCTCCTGCGTGACGTCTCTTAtgtttaacaagatgtgatttatctgtaaaaGATTTCCCACAAGTGGAACATGAATAcaacttctctcctgtgtgaattcctcTGTGTGTAGAAGCTCTCTCATAATTAGGGGTATTATATGACAGATCTGTATTGTGAAGTCCTGGATATAGTTTAACGGTAGTGAGGTTTTCCCCTGGAAAGTGCAGCATGATATCTTCTTCTTCTACATTATAATTTAGTGATGACATGAAGTTTCCCTCAGAATTCTCACTGGGATTTGCTGTGAAGGTAAAAATTggaatttgtgggttttttttgcCAACCACcgaacagacaaatttataacatTCCTATTAGGctggaagtggatccagcaggaactaAAGGTTCATTCACTTTGGATCCACCACTTTTTTCCCCAAACATGACTCAGAAATATGAAAAACCCAACCATGTCTGGCAATCAAGCCCGCCTTCTGCCAATACATGTTCCGAGGCCTGCCACAGCAAAGATTCTATTAATCTCATATACGCTGCAATGTTAAATCATTACAGTATATGGAAGAAGTGATCAGATGAAACTCAAACCATTAGGCCTCATTCTCATTTCCATGTCCATGAATTCAGCCTGAGATGTGTGCTTTACCTCATGACACATTATCTTGTTAAATGTAGACTATGGCCCTACTCAGATTGTCTATTAAATACATCTTAGACCTGATGAGACCGGTGTAATTACTTTGAAACTCCAGGTCAGCCTGTATAATCCTTTTTTGAACATTTTCTTGTTCAATATTAAAATGGGCATATTATGACTATGGCCACAGAATGTGAGTTCTCAGTAGTCCTCTAGTCACAAGCTAATCTTAGTCTCTGTCCACCTATAGCTTAATGGACAAGCTAGAGCAGGGGGAATGGAATAAAACTGGATCTTCTTACACCAGCCTAAATAGTTATCCCCGCTGGTGTACGATGTGCCAGAATAATTAAGAAGTAATGATTTTGGGGCATCTTAGTTCTGTGCAGCTGAGAAAAAAAACTACTGCTGTCAGGAAGATGGAGTAGATTTCAGGTCTAATGTTTGCCAGTTTTCTGCTGCACATGTTGTTAAATGAATTGGGCAGCAGAGATGTTGGTGCAGGGGAAACAGGAGGCGCCACTGAGTGACTGCAGGTCTGAGACAGGCCGGAGAGAGCCTTAAGCCTAGGACTACACTTGTtgcgacaaccccccccccccccccccttgcacggccaggatcgctgagtagcggtgatcccatagaaatgaatgggatcaccaaggcagtcgcaagaaatccaacaGCTACTCAGCGATACTGGCAGGGACAGGTGTCGCACGACCAGTGTAGCCCTGGCCTAAGGGGGTTATAAAAGTGTAGCTGAGTAGCAACTACCTACCTCAGAGACAGACCCACTGCGGCCGGCTCCTGGAGGAGAATTACTCCAGCAGAAAACCTCCTGAGATCCTTCAGGTGAATGGAGCTTATTAATATGTCTGACTTATAAGGCAAATGCAGGGACCTAACTTGATGTGTAAAGAGTAAGTtgtggagctcctccattacatgtcactgcacacacgtgtatacactgcacatgacggctcttaccttgtgatataagaggctggtgctcctccattacatgtcactgcacacacgtgtatacactgcacatgacggctcttaccttgtgatataagaggctggtgctcctccattacatgtcactgcacacacgtgtatacactgcacatgacggctcttaccttgtgatataagaggccggtgctcctccattacatgtcactgcacacacgtgtatacactgcacatgacggctcttaccttgtgatataagaggctggtgctcctccattacatgtcactgcacacacgtgtatacactgcacatgacggctcttaccttgtgatataagaggctggtgctcctccattacatgtcactgcacacacgtgtatacactgcacatgacgggtcttaccttgtgatataagaggctggtgctcctccattacatgtcactgcacacacgtgtacacactgcacatgacgggtcttaccttgtgatataagaggctggtgctcctccattacatgtcactgcacacacgtgtatacactgcacatgacggctcttaccttgtgatataagaggctggtgctcctccattacatgtcactgcacacacgtgtacacactgcacatgacgggtcttaccctgtgatataagaggctggtgctcctccattacatgtcactgcacacacgtgtatacactgcacatgacggctcttaccttgtgatatacgaggctggtgctcctccattacatgtcactgcacacacgtgtatacactgcacatgacggctcttaccctgtgatataagaggccggtgctcctccattacatgtcactgcacacacgtgtatacagggagtgcagaattattaggcaagttgtatttttgaggattaattttattattgaacaacaaccatgttctcaatgaacccaaaaaactcattaatatcaaagctgaatatttttggaagtagtttttagtttgtttttagttttagctattttagggggatatctgtgtgtgcaggtgactattactgtgcataattattaggcaacttaacaaaaaacaaatatatacccatttcaattatttatttttaccagtgaaaccaatatagcatctcaacattcacaaatatacatttctgacattcaaaaacaaaacaaaaacaaatcagtgaccaatatagccacctttctttgcaaggacactcaaaagcctgccatccatggattctgtcagtgttttgatctgttcaccatcaacattgcgtgcagcagcaaccacagcctcccagacactgttcagagaggtgtactgttttccctccttgtaaatctcacatttgatgatggaccacaggttctcaatggggttcagatcaggtgaacaaggaggccatgtcattagattttcttcttctataccctttcttgccagccacgctgtggagtacttggacgcgtgtgatggagcattgtcctgcatgaaaatcatgtttttcttgaaggatgcagacttcttcctgtaccactgcttgaagaaggtgtgttccagaaactggcagtaggctcTGGGGGTTGAGctagactccatcctcaacccgaaaaggccccacaagctcatctttgatgataccagcccaaaccagtactccacctccaccttgctggcgtctgagtcggactggagctctctgccctttaccaatccagccacgggcccatccatctggcccatcaagactcactctcatttcatcagtccataaagccttagaaaaatcagtcttgagatatttcttggcccagtcttgacgtttcagcttgtgtgtcttgttcagtggtggtcgtctttcagcctttcttaccttggccatgtctctgagtattgcacaccttgtgcttttgggcactccagtgatgttgcagctctgaaatatggccaaactggtggcaagtggcatcttggcagctgcacgcttgacttttctcagttcatgggcagttattttgcgccttggtttttccacacgcttcttgcgaccctgttgactattttgaatgaaacgcttgattgttcgatgatcacgcttcagaagctttgcaattttaagagtgctgcatccctctgcaagatatctcactatttttgacttttctgagcctgtcaagtccttcttttggcccattttgccaaaggaaaggaagttgcctaataattatgcacacctgatatagggtgttgatgtcattagaccacaccccttctcattacagagatgcacatcacctaatatgcttaattggtagtaggctttcgagcctatacagcttggagtaagacaacatgcataaagaggatgatgtggtcaaaatactcatttgcctaataattctgtacagggtgtacactgcacatgacggctcttaccttgtgatataagaggctggtgctcctccattacatgtcactgcacacacgtgtacacactgcacatgacgtctcttaccttgtgatataagaggctggtgctcctccattacatgtcactgcacacacgtgtatacactgcacatgacggctcttaccctgtgatataagaggctggtgctcctccattacatgtcactgcacacacgtgtatacactgcacatgacggctcttaccctgtgatataagaggctggtgctcctccattacatgtcactgcacacacgtgtatacactgcacatgacggctcttaccttgtgatataagaggctggtgctcctccatcacatgtcactgcacacacgtgtacacactgcacatgacggctcttaccttgtgatataagaggctggtgctcctccattacatgtcactgcacacacgtgtatacactgcacatgacggctcttaccgtgtgatataagaggctggtgctcctccattacatgtcactgcacacacgtgtatacactgcacatgacaggtcttaccctgtgatatatgaggctggtgctcctccattacatgtcactgcacacacgtgtatacattgcacatgacgggtcttaccttgtgatataagaggctggtgctcctccattacatgtcactgcacacacgtgtatacactgcacatgacggctcttaccttgcgatataagaggctggtgctcctccattacatgtcactgcacacacgtgtatacactgcacatgacggctcttaccttgtgatataagaggctggtgctcctccatcatggcctccttgtacagatccttgtgtccttctatatactcccactcctccatggagaaatagacagtgacgtcctgacaccttataggaacctgacaacacaatgacaccgtcatcacccggacccctccagtgctgttactggagaatttcccagcattcccagcagtgtcacctctccagtcagcagctccatcatcttgtgggtgagttctaggatcttctgctcatgtatcagggggggagggggaggctctgtgatggggtgaggggtcctgctccgccctcctgactcctggagatggatgatgggagtcacacagtcccccgatgtcttcttcactattgtgtactcctgtggatggagagagacacttagggaataaacccttcagggtccatgtgctctcctccggccctctcctcctggtacaacgtgcctacttaccttctcatggctcctacaacatgactattggtcactggtcacatgacacatcactcaccatactgggggctgatcttcaggttctccatcacttggaaggtctggaggccgttctccaggaccctggactcttcctatcacttcctatgatggattctccttcccgatgtctgacttgttacagaatacaataaagaggagagaaatctagaaaagtttacctctccgctcagcagggagatgatctccaaggtgaggtctaatattcttctgctgatctccttactgtccatccttggtggctcaTTCAGGAGAAGGGGAGAGAACT from the Bufo bufo chromosome 2, aBufBuf1.1, whole genome shotgun sequence genome contains:
- the LOC120992077 gene encoding zinc finger protein OZF-like isoform X2, with the translated sequence MMEEHQPLISQANPSENSEGNFMSSLNYNVEEEDIMLHFPGENLTTVKLYPGLHNTDLSYNTPNYERASTHRGIHTGEKLYSCSTCGKSFTDKSHLVKHKRRHAGEQPYLYSENFTDISLLDTHQRNRTVLQPYSCSECGKCFTNKSDLIRHESYHTGNKLYPCSECRKCFTTKSNLVVHERCHTGEKPYLCTECGRCFTQRSSLVSHERIHTGEKPYSCSECGKCFANKSVLVRHERTHTGEKLYPCSECGRCFNTTSQLVTHERCHTGEKPYSCSECGKCFTQKAQLVFHVRSHTGEKPYSCSECGKYFTRKSYVVRHQKSHTGDKLYSCSECGKCFTHKEYLIAHERIHSEEKPYLCSECGKCFKWKSHLVSHKRVHTGEKPYSCSICKKCFSDKSYLITHERSHTGEKPYLCSECGKCFRKKEQLVSHLRSHIAGKPYSCSECGKCFKDKIYFVAHQRYHTGEKQFSCSECGKCFITKCILKKHERSHTGEKPFSCSECGKCFTTNFILKRHQRIHTREKPF
- the LOC120992077 gene encoding zinc finger protein OZF-like isoform X1 — encoded protein: MMEEHQPLISQANPSENSEGNFMSSLNYNVEEEDIMLHFPGENLTTVKLYPGLHNTDLSYNTPNYERASTHRGIHTGEKLYSCSTCGKSFTDKSHLVKHKRRHAGEQPYLYSENFTDISLLDTHQRNRTVLQPYSCSECGKCFTNKSDLIRHESYHTGNKLYPCSECRKCFTTKSNLVVHERCHTGEKPYLCTECGRCFTQRSSLVSHERIHTGEKPYSCSECGKCFANKSVLVRHERTHTGEKLYPCSECGRCFNTTSQLVTHERCHTGEKPYSCSECGKCFTQKAQLVFHVRSHTGEKPYSCSECGKYFTRKSYVVRHQKSHTGDKLYSCSECGKCFTHKEYLIAHERIHSEEKPYLCSECGKCFKWKSHLVSHKRVHTGEKPYSCSICKKCFSDKSYLITHERSHTGEKPYLCSECGKCFRKKEQLVSHLRSHIAGKPYSCSECGKCFKDKIYFVAHQRYHTGEKQFSCSECGKCFITKCILKKHERSHTGEKPFSCSECGKCFTTNFILKRHQRIHTREKPF